The Elaeis guineensis isolate ETL-2024a chromosome 5, EG11, whole genome shotgun sequence DNA segment GAGTCTAGACCATATCTGAAGTAGCTCACACAAATATGGAATCAGAGATCTTTTTGGAGGTCTAAATTAATCAAACATGAAACGGGCAAAGATGAGCAAAAGCCTCAAAATCTCGTAGATGGAGTTAGAAGGAAGGAAATGGTGATGAATTAGAAGGGAGAAAGACGGCTCGTATATAGATCGAACGAGCGCGGGACGTGGGGTTGGATCACGGGACCAAAAGACGTCACTTCAAAATTACCAGAGACTTGCGTAGGTTACTTTAGACTGAGATGGAAGTCATGCGAAAATGTACACCAAAGTTTGAATGACTCGCTGCAGGCCGCGAACCGGGACCAGTTCAAATGAAGCCCAACCAATGAAATCAGAatctatttataatttaaaactcaaCTAGGGGGTTATACGAAATAATCATCTAAGTTCAACTCTTTAACTAGTCCGCTAGTTTAAATTGAGACAACAAGATGAAATAAAAAGCCGCTTGCAATTTCAACTCAACTAGGGGTTTATGTGCATATATTCATCATCTCATATTGAGTGAGTAACTACATGCTTTAAATCGTGCCATTGAATGAAACAAGGACAGATTTGTATCCTGAACACTATAAATATAAGGTTAGATTCACAATCATTGTCTCTAAATCAACTGGTTCTTGCACTTCGACTACAGGGATTAGCTCGGGCTGAGCCTTTGAGTAAAATGAGAACCTATTTGAAAATCTGGACTCATGTGGGGGCTACGTAACTTAGCTCAGTCTGGCATGTTTTAACCATTACCGGCATGTTGCCGGCTGAGGCTAGTTCAAACCGTGCCGACAAATAAAGCAGCGACCATACAAAAATGGTTGTGCacaaatatttattatttcaatCTAAATAGTCCCTGCAAGCTGCTCGCTGCAACTAGCtcagttttaaattttaattattcccAGCAGGCCAAATGAAGGTAAAACGGGCACAGAGAAAGAAATAGGAATCTATTTGCAGTTATATGCAACACTAGGATGTTTTATAGAGAATAATCATCATCTCAGTCTAAACTAATTCTGCAGCTCGCTTGCCTGGACTGATACAAAGTAGGACATGTATATTTGCATATAACTCTCCACAAGAATTCAAATCCAGGTCTCCATAAACTCGTCTCAGATCCACTTCCATTCTTCAGTTGGAGATGGGATAGATTCTTGAAGTTCCATTCCTTGATTCttgtcctctcttctctctctataagCCCTCACCCTGACTTTGATCGTTTCTTTATGATCAAAGTCATAAAGAAATGAAGCAGCTTTGATCGTTCCAATTCCAAACCCCTCTCAAAAAGACTAGCCAAGAAGATGTTTGTTAGATTTTTATATCTCGTATAAGTAATTAAGATGTTCTTGGCATTGAATTGATACACGATTAATAGGTAGGTAACTCGCCGGATTCGAGTGTGGTGTGTTTAATCCTACATCAACTATGCATTGCACAACAAATTTTGGATAACTTCGAACGAAGGCAGATGCCCGTGCTATCATTTTGAGAACATGTATACTTGTGAGCCAAGCCGAGCTGAGTCAGTCGCATGTCTGGGGATCGAGGAAGTCGACAATGGCTGAAATTATTATATTTACCTGAAGACACGCATACGAGGATCTCTAATGAACTCCATCTGAAGGCCAGATcttattgatttttcttttaaagcATACACATGTTAGGTGAACTGTGAAGTGATATTCTTTTAACAATTGAAccacccgacgatcggatatggAAATAAGAAGGGAAGAGGAGGCGATCGGTGCCCCGTCGGCCCCAAGCTCGCATCGACCCCTCCTAAATTATTATTCTTCGGCGCCTCCATGGCCATCCACCCACTTCGCCTCTGGTGGCAAAGGCGAGGCGGTGGCGGCGGCGGCCAAGAGCGTGCGATCATCGCGCTGGGCCTCACCGTCCTCCTCCTCGCCGTCGCCTCCTGGCTCCGCGAAAGACCCATCGCCGGCGGACTTCGACCGCCCGCCGGCTCCTCCGATCCCGCTCTCGTCCATCTTACCCTCGTGCGCGACGCCCAGAAAAAGGGCGCCGGTATGACAAGTTTCAAGATTAGGCTCTTTTTTCTCCTTTAACTATTGATTTCTGTACCGATAAAAAACAAGTCTACCGCTTTTGATAAAGTTTCTTTTTCTTGGATGCAGTGTGTTtagatggaagtcctcccgggtATCACTTCCAGAGGGGTTTCGGGTCCGGCAAGGACAGTTGGCTTCTCCACTTAGAGGTACCCGCTTCTTGCAATTTTGCCCTAAAAAGATCGAATCTTTGGCACTGCAGTATCCCTTTACCCAATTACTGTCATCCGTTGTGTGCTTTCCTATACTGCCTTTTGTCTGGATTCTTGTTTTCTTGTGTTCTTATCGCAGTTTAAAAGAAAttatcttgaaaataaaaattaatcaagatTCGTACTGAATTAATGATTTGACCTTGAAAACTTCAGATTTCCTTCTATGTTTATGCTTGCAATTCTGCATTATATACTCATAGCTTTCCTGGCATTGTATTGGATGAAACTGAAGTTCTTTTCCAAGGTACGCAGCACAGGAAAGTCTAATGCTTGTCTCAGTTTTTGCTAGTAAACGCATATTGGTAATACATGCATGTGTTACTTGATTTAGGATAAAGACTATTGACTTCATCGAGCTTTTGCTTTTCTTTGACCAGTCATCTGATTGTTTTTCTTAAGCTGTAGGGTGGAGGCTGGTGCAACAGTGTGGCATCATGCGCGTCACGCAAGATGACAGCATTAGGCTCATCAATTTACATGCAACACCAGGTTCCTTTTGATGGCATTTTAAGCAACGTTCCATCACAAAATCCTGGTAATTGTTTGTTGTTTATATGAGATAGATTTTGTTCCGTAACTCGTGCTGGTTAAGTTTACAGTATGAGGTTTAACAAATAGTGCATGCATTCACCTCTAGTGGAGCTACCCCATGCATATTCTTTTGGCATCTATAAACTGTGGTTTTATCTAAATATTCCTGTTTCATTGACCAGTATCATGGAAAATAAGTAATCCACATTTAGGAAAACTTCACTTAGTCACTTGCACTAGCTATTTCTGAAGTTCCATCTATATGTTGAACAATTAAAACAATATTTCAGATGGAGATAATATTTTGCATTGCTGTAAGGATAAGTATCCTGACTTTATCAGTTATGACATGTAGTATTCTACTAATTTCCCTCCATCTTATTTTCAGATAGTTTTGACATAACTGAACTAATTTACTTGCTTGTTTGCATGGCAACTCAAACTCTTTTACTTCCTCTTCGTGCAGAACAACCTGATTATTGATTTTGCACTTTGGTACGAGTATTTAAGCTGTCTACCTATGGGCAAAGATTGTCCACATCCTGTTGACAATAAATATCTGTTGCAATAGCCAATGTCATGAATCTGAGGGTGCATCATACTTTAAGTTGGTATTTTTAAGTAGACATTGAAAATTTTTAGACATCTTAAAATTCACATCATATTATAAGAGGCATCTGGAATTTTTGCTCTGCTTTATGATGTTTGCATGTGCATAGACAGGAGTAAGATGATTATTAAGCAAAATGGGGTCTgcatatttttgtaatttttgcaATATGAAGGCATGAAATATGAACTGATCATAGAGGAAAGAAAAGCTCCGGAAGTCTGTTTCTTGTGTTTCAACTTAGCTATGGAGGGTGAAGATGATATTTATGAATTTGCAGAAAGTTAAAATATTGCATGTAGGTTATTTGGCTTGTGTATACTGCATCTAACTCTGTCAAAGAGCAATAAACAAGTATCCTTCGTATTGTCTTGGAGAGCAACTGTTTCTCCATCATTTCAGTTACTGTATGTTAGATATTGGACTCACAATTACACATATTTATGTTAAGAGATGAATCAAGTAACCTATGTTACATCTCAGCTTTGTCCGTCTTGATTGAGACTAATTCCAGATTTGGGGACAGATTACAGAGTTTCTTCCCCAGTTGCATCAACTTAAAATGTGTAGGTAGGTTTCTTCTCAAGTTATTGGATTTCTGGGTATTATGTTAGGCCTCTTTAATGCCAAACTTGCCTTGTCTGGGGATTAAAACACAACTTGATAGAGGATTGGGTCATGGGTGCAAAGCTGCTCATGAAACATGCAATTAGGATAAAGCTTACCTGTCTAGGTGTTCcatatgtttaatttttttttcatgctcTTTTGTATTGGTTTTGATTTAATGAAGTTTTAACATCAACTTTTGAAGTAATTAATCTACACTTGCCCTTAGAATTGCAGGCTCAAGTTTGATTTTGTTTTGGAATGCAATCATGAGATTTTCCCTCAAGGGGCTCCTTTTCTACATGCATTCCTTGAGGCAATTCCCATTTCTGCCCATGCTGGCATGTGGAGCAATgatctgtgtgtgtgtgggtgggtgggtgggtgtatgtgtgtgtgttcaCGAGGCTACCTTTTCTCTTTCATTATCTTCGTGTGGCCTTAGGCAGGTGATGGTGCTATAGACATTTGTCTAATGATGAAACGAGAGGTGTTGTATAGCAGTCAAAATCCAGATCCTACTAGGGCCCTGTCTAGTTCTCAGTTGCTCTTTTAAGGACAATTCCATCTTCAGCTGTCAACTGGAGTTACTGGACCTTGTAGGTCTGTTGTGGGCTTAGGTTTTTGCAATTAACAGATGGTTTGTACTCATGCTTGGTTGATGCTGCCTCATTTTAGCCCAAATCCAGTTCTTTTAATTTCAGATGAGCCCATGGGGATCTTTGTCCAAGCATGGCTTGGCTTAGCTCATTTCAAGCAAAATGTAGTTGTTTTAATTTCAGGTGAGCCCTTGTAGATCTTTGTTGAAGCATACATTGGCTTGTTTGACATTTCTAACTAGGGTACATGAATAAAAGCAGGCTTAAGCTTGCCCATTTTGattattttcaaattcatttcGAATATAtacttttttaaaataaattctgTTTTCATTTTCTGTTTCTGTGGTGACTAAATTAATCTGATATTGCATGATTACACTCTTTATAGCTTGATTTCCcctttttttaaaatcttatgaGAAATTGACTTTGTTTTCCTATTAATTAACCTAATATGAGGGCTCTTGGTGTTGATCATCCTTTGGATTCCCCACTTTTTTTTCTATTGTTGAGCATTTCCTGAGTTCTTCTCTCTTTGTTGTCTATATTAGATTTCTATAACTGGAACAAAGTTAAGATACGATACTGTGATGGTGCGTCATACTCTGGGGATGTAGAAAGTGGCATTCAGGTATGTGCGATGATGTTGCCGTGTGATATGTTTGACCTGTAAATTATAGGCTAACATTGTAATTATAGAGAGCGTAGAAGTCATACAAATTGTTTTGAGTCATATTTTTTGGTAATATGATTTACAGAATGGAACAAAGCTATTCTTTAGAGGTCAGCATATCCAAATTGTTTTGAGTCATATTTTTTGGTATTATGATTTTCAGAATGGAACAAAGCTATTCTTTAGAGGTCAGCGTATCTGGGAAGTAATAATGGATGAACTCTTGTTGAAAGGGCTGGCAAATGCTAAACAGGTCATTCCTTCATATATCACTTGATTTGTACTAATTCCTTTTAACATCTTTAATGGCATATATAATTGTATATGCATAATATAAATGGTAATATTGAATGCAATTATTTTGCTTGAACCATGATCTTTGATACACAATCACAATCCTCATGGGGGAACACATCAACACGCTGCTAAATACTTTCTTGCGCTTCTGTGCAATTAGATAAGTTACTTTTCACCTATTATTGGGTAATAGTGTAATTCATTGTATTTATTTACGCATACAAGATTTTCTTGGCTGCAAGCTGTTATATGAGATCTGGAAGTGGATACATGGCATGACTGTTGTCAAATCACATTCGCTTTGATGTTGAACATATGCACATTTGTATGCTTGGTACTCTTTAAAActtgaggaaaaaaaagaattGTCAAAATTCAAAAACTTGATGTAGCAATGAATACATTTTAACCAGCTTCGGTTATTCTAATATAAGAAGACTTGTAATTAATTAGTGAAATCAGTCTGATGGGGAAACATATAGAACATGAAACTTTTTTGTGAAGTATTTAGAATTTCCCGATACATAAAGAATCATGACTGTGAGACAATTACTTGCAGAATCCTCTATGACTATATCTCTTAGTGGTCGTCATTATAAAACTATCAAGCAATGTAAGTATTACAAATTAACTTATGCAGGAATTATACACATAATCTTGATAAGCATATAGATTGTTAGTTCCCTTCTAGTTTATGTGCTAGGCTACTTCTCTTCTAGCCACTGATTTGAGGTGGCATAGCATTTTTGCATCATTCATTTGTTTGTAAATAAGACTTTTATAGTTTTAACAAGATAAAGTAGATTAAAAGGAACTATTTGAAGAGCTCCTGACCATTCTTAACCATTCTTAAAATGCAAGATTGTTTTGGGTAAAAGGTACAGTTTGAAAAGGAAAAACTTGATGCTTAGTTCTGCAATTATGTATTAACTTGTTTTGGCCATCAGCTATCATGTTGGTTATGCCGACTAAGTGATCGCTTAGCattcatataaatataaaataaacaagTAAATAACTAGGCATCTGTAGCTCTTTAATCAGCTCTTGAAGCATTTAAGTGGCCATTTTTTATAGCCCCGTGATAGCTGCTTGGATCTACGAACTGATAATTTAAGCACTGAAGGTTGAAATACAAGTAATTTACATTATTTGTCAAATAATCATGTTTATGGACATGCATTTTGCCAGTTGTAGAATATATGAAGTCTTTTTGGTGTGCATATCTACAACTaagttatcattattttaaatccaTTGAGCACATGAAAGCAGCACGCACCACCATGTCGGTTATGAGGTTTTGTCATGCCAAACAGCAGTTCTTGTTGACACTTGGCACCCATATTAGGCCTCATGATTACACGAACATGATAATTGCTTTCATCTTCAGCTTTTTAGCTTAAGTACATGTTccccttttcaaattattttatatgctttcACCATTAAATATTGTTTCATGATTACAGTTGTAACCTAGATTATTATCAGATGTATAATTCTCATTGTAAACAATGAAAATTGGAGATTGTAGCTGTAGACAAGACTAATATCTAATGTGTCTTTTGTGCATGCTGCATTGCAACTCTCAAAAGTTTTGGTGCAACTAGAAAATAAAGCTGCAGGCATAATGTTGACACACCTCGTTTTGGTTTGCAGGCTTTTTTAACAGGATGCTCTGCTGGTGGTCTGGCTACTTTCATACATTGTGAAGATTTTCGTGCACTTTTGCCTAAGGAGGTCATTGTTAAATGTCTTGCAGATGCTGGCTTTTTCCTTGATGAGTATGTCTCTAACAATATTTTGTGCACTTTATGAGTAATTCTTGCACAGCACTTCATGACTATCTCTTGCATGCACTGTTTTAGAGTGGATTTCTTAAGTCTTCTAGTTGGTTACTTTAAGACATTTAAGTTGTCCAGCACAGGGCATCTAAATGTAGGTAGATGTTGTGGCTTGTGTAACTAGGTCAGATATGCACCTCTCTTTTGAGTACATTTCATAGTAATTTTTGAAGAGTTGAATATGACATCATTTATTTGTTTCAGTCTGGCCATATTTGGCTGTGGTTGACTGTGACATTATTTTGGTTGGTCATAGTTGACCATTTCTAGTCATGCTGGACCTTAACCTCAGAAGGTTACTAATAGCTGAAAATATCAGTATTTGTTAATCCTGGATGCCCAAAATTTGAATCCACTTTCTAGAAACTAACTCGTGACGAACACACTTTCAGAGCCTACCAGAAATTGACCCTAAGCTTAGTTTTCATCTTGGTGACATTCAAAATCCTAGAAATTATTAAATAGGTAGACATTCTTTTTTGtaggatccatgtctttaaggtTGTGTtaggtagctggcaatctatctagATGCTGGCAATTTAAATTGGGCCCACCAAATTACTATGTTTGGTATGTCTTTTGGATGACAATGCAGATTACCTTGGCAATCCAGATTGCCTTCTATGAGGCAATTCAGACTGCCTTGGGGTggggtggctatccagattaccacaTCTTTGATAatcttgtaataaaaattttggatgaaATTACCCTTatcaaaaaatcaaacaaaacccTTTCTTTCTGTGAAGCCGCTCCTCGGCTCCCTCTTCACCCAACCCTATGTCTGCGCTACCGCCATCGCCGACCTCCTCGCCATCGCAACCACGCCTGCTCCTCCCACTTTTCAGGCCCACCACGTTGCTCACCTCCTCTGGCTCCAACAACACTAGCAACGTCTCTATCCTCCATGTCACTATGGAGAAGCCGCGGGCTGTCGGGGGGTGGGGGAGCGGGAGCCACGGGCGGTGGGGGTGGGGGATAGAGAGCAGAGAAGGTGCAGACCCCGGAGGGAGCAAGAGCCATGGGCAGCAGGGGTGGGCGGTTGTGCGGAGGAGCCGCGGGTGGCCGGGAGAGGGGTGGGGTGTAGAGGAGGCGTGGATGGCGCCGCCTGAGGGGGGTGGTGGGTGTGGAGATGCCACGGACagggagaaagaagaaagaaaaaaaaatataatagtaaaatattattttttaaaaaataataaaatatataaaaatagtggtGGGCTTGTGGTGGTGACGAAGAAAACGAGATAAAAGGTGCAGAGAGATGCAGACGAGATAAAAGTCAAGGTGTTTTCATCGTTTCATGAAGAAGGGGAGAAGCAATCAAATCGAGCATGCTGTTGTCCTCTCGAAAAACATGTTTTATAACATATGAAGttaaattaattgatatttttttattaatacattttaattaaaaaaggataaaaaattaAGTTCACCCACCAGTGCTGGTGGCGACGGGGGATGGCAGTCTACGGTGATGTTGGGGCCGGTAGTCGGTGGTCGGCGGTCGGCGGTCGGAGCCGGGTCAAGCATGTTGCCGTCTGGCAACCATGACGCTAGAATGATATTGAGTGTAAGTCATAATATATAGATTTTTAATAGATTTGACTTAagagtattttgaaaattttatttcacattatcgataatctgattgtcataccaaatttGTTAAttaagattttcagtaattttactacaACATTACCTGCATGTACTAAGCATAATAATCAACATTACTGGCAATTTAATAGTGACAATCTTTCTTGAAGGCAATTCAGATTACTTTTCACGATTGCCTggcgatgcaccaaatgcaacccaAGGAATCACATATAGGGAGGAATCTGGAGAGTCAATCATGTAGTACATGAATTACAGATGTAACTTAATTCAATTATACGTACTGTTTTTCTTTGTGACAGAGTGTTCTTCTTTCTaactaaaagttattttagttCAGATAATGAATATGGATCACTTCAGTCATTCTGTACTTTATTTATATGTATTAATCAAAGCTTGACAAAATATGTTCAGGTTAACCTGCCTAGGTCAAACTCTTTgccttttgatttgattttgagttCCAAATTTTTGGATCATGGAAATTGTATGtttttttgatcattttaagcCAAGAGTTTCAAGATACAGTGCAAACATTACTGGCCAGATTGATACATCTGAAGATTCAAAGGTGGTGTTTGTCTTCATATTGACTAAATCTATTTTTCTtgttttttcctctcttcttgcAGGATGGATATTTCTCAGAGAAGGTTCATCCGATCTTTCTATGATGATGTTATCCGCCTTCAGGTTTTCTCTCTCAATTTACTCATGTTACGAATAGAATATTTCTAGCTTTTCTTCTGATCTATATTTGTTAGGGGGggattatgtaaatttttatg contains these protein-coding regions:
- the LOC105044416 gene encoding pectin acetylesterase 5 isoform X1, whose translation is MAIHPLRLWWQRRGGGGGGQERAIIALGLTVLLLAVASWLRERPIAGGLRPPAGSSDPALVHLTLVRDAQKKGAVCLDGSPPGYHFQRGFGSGKDSWLLHLEGGGWCNSVASCASRKMTALGSSIYMQHQVPFDGILSNVPSQNPDFYNWNKVKIRYCDGASYSGDVESGIQNGTKLFFRGQRIWEVIMDELLLKGLANAKQAFLTGCSAGGLATFIHCEDFRALLPKEVIVKCLADAGFFLDEMDISQRRFIRSFYDDVIRLQNVGKNFQDCTSRMEPSQCFFAHEIIKNIDTPFFILNPAYDIWQIQHILAPESSDTRQSWQRCKLNIHNCDSNQIESLQGFRVALLNALSDFQHNRNGGMFINSCFIHCQTMSNITWHSPNSPKVNNKEQTIAEAVGDWYFNRSKVKEIDCPYPCNPTCINLDLAQPWPGPM
- the LOC105044416 gene encoding pectin acetylesterase 5 isoform X2 yields the protein MAIHPLRLWWQRRGGGGGGQERAIIALGLTVLLLAVASWLRERPIAGGLRPPAGSSDPALVHLTLVRDAQKKGAVCLDGSPPGYHFQRGFGSGKDSWLLHLEGGGWCNSVASCASRKMTALGSSIYMQHQVPFDGILSNVPSQNPDFYNWNKVKIRYCDGASYSGDVESGIQNGTKLFFRGQRIWEVIMDELLLKGLANAKQAFLTGCSAGGLATFIHCEDFRALLPKEVIVKCLADAGFFLDEMDISQRRFIRSFYDDVIRLQNVGKNFQDCTSRMEPSQCFFAHEIIKNIDTPFFILNPAYDIWQIQHILAPESSDTRQSWQRCKLNIHNCDSNQIESLQGFRVALLNALSDFQHNRNGGMFINSCFIHCQTMSNITWHSPNSPKVNNKTIAEAVGDWYFNRSKVKEIDCPYPCNPTCINLDLAQPWPGPM